In the genome of Nocardia sp. NBC_00416, one region contains:
- a CDS encoding enoyl-CoA hydratase family protein: MGIKRHSESAGIAVVTVDYPPVNAIPSDGWFALADEIRAAGRDPQTNVVVLRAENRGFNAGVDIKEIQRKPGHQALIDANHGCFEAFAAVYDCPVPVVTAVQGFCLGGGIGLVGNSDIIIASDDATFGLPEVDRGALGAATHLARLVPQHLMRALFFTASTATAQQLHHFGSVLKVVPRAELDAAALEVAKDIAAKDGRVIRAAKRALNGIDLQDVHRSYRFEQGFTFELNLSGASDEIRERFDEDLAAQKDKN; the protein is encoded by the coding sequence ATGGGGATCAAGCGCCATTCGGAATCCGCCGGTATCGCCGTGGTCACGGTCGACTATCCGCCGGTCAACGCCATACCGTCGGACGGCTGGTTCGCCCTCGCCGACGAGATCCGCGCGGCCGGGCGCGACCCGCAGACCAACGTGGTGGTCCTGCGCGCGGAGAACCGCGGCTTCAACGCCGGGGTGGATATCAAGGAGATCCAGCGCAAACCCGGCCACCAGGCCCTGATCGACGCCAACCACGGCTGCTTCGAGGCGTTCGCCGCGGTCTACGACTGCCCGGTTCCGGTCGTCACCGCGGTCCAGGGTTTCTGCCTCGGCGGCGGTATCGGGCTGGTCGGCAACTCCGACATCATCATCGCCTCCGACGACGCGACCTTCGGCCTGCCCGAGGTGGACCGCGGTGCACTCGGCGCCGCCACCCATCTGGCCCGGCTGGTCCCCCAGCACCTCATGCGCGCGCTCTTCTTCACCGCGAGCACCGCCACGGCCCAGCAGCTGCACCACTTCGGCTCCGTGCTGAAGGTGGTGCCCCGCGCGGAACTCGATGCCGCCGCGCTCGAGGTCGCCAAAGACATCGCCGCCAAGGACGGCCGGGTCATCCGCGCCGCCAAACGCGCGCTCAACGGCATCGACTTGCAGGACGTGCACCGCAGCTACCGCTTCGAGCAGGGATTCACCTTCGAACTGAACCTCTCCGGAGCCTCCGACGAGATCCGCGAACGCTTCGACGAAGACCTGGCGGCGCAGAAGGACAAGAACTGA
- a CDS encoding SDR family oxidoreductase, whose product MALEIDLSHRVVLVTGGVRGVGAGISRVLLAAGATVVACARRPGDAPVEVDGREIDFLPCDVRDPDAVREMIAEIVRRHGRLDHAVNNAGGAPYALAQDASPKFHTKIIELNLLSALHVAQAAHAVISRQDEGGSIVNISSLSGHRPSPGTAAYGAAKAGVDALTVSLAAEWAPRVRINSLVVGAVETELSELHYGDAAGVAAVGQTIPMGRLARPEDVGNGVAFLLSPLASYISGATLQIHGGGEPPAFLSVATAPHSADQAQAGPAHP is encoded by the coding sequence GTGGCACTCGAAATCGACCTGTCCCATCGCGTCGTTCTGGTAACCGGCGGCGTCCGCGGTGTCGGCGCCGGGATCAGCCGGGTCCTGCTGGCCGCCGGCGCCACCGTCGTGGCATGTGCCCGCCGCCCCGGCGACGCCCCGGTCGAAGTAGACGGGCGCGAGATCGACTTCCTGCCGTGCGACGTGCGCGATCCCGACGCGGTGCGCGAGATGATCGCCGAGATAGTCCGGCGGCACGGCCGGCTGGACCACGCGGTCAACAACGCGGGCGGGGCGCCCTACGCGCTGGCCCAGGACGCCAGCCCGAAGTTCCACACCAAGATCATCGAACTGAACCTGCTCTCGGCCCTGCACGTCGCCCAGGCGGCCCACGCGGTGATCAGTCGGCAGGACGAGGGCGGGTCGATCGTCAATATCTCCAGCCTCAGCGGCCACCGGCCCTCGCCCGGAACCGCCGCCTACGGCGCCGCGAAGGCAGGGGTGGACGCCCTCACCGTCTCACTGGCAGCGGAGTGGGCGCCCCGGGTCCGGATCAACTCGCTGGTCGTCGGCGCGGTGGAAACCGAGTTGAGCGAACTGCACTACGGCGACGCCGCCGGGGTGGCAGCTGTCGGGCAGACCATCCCCATGGGGCGCCTGGCCCGGCCCGAGGACGTCGGCAACGGTGTGGCCTTTCTGCTCTCCCCGCTCGCCTCCTATATTTCCGGCGCGACCCTGCAGATCCACGGCGGCGGCGAACCCCCGGCGTTCCTCTCGGTGGCGACCGCCCCGCATTCCGCCGACCAGGCGCAAGCCGGACCCGCACACCCGTAG